In a genomic window of Micromonospora cremea:
- a CDS encoding histidine kinase has protein sequence MTPRAALAPLVAGSTWRRGVFLLLGGVLALPYALLAVTFAQLLTGAEIPRSLVFALLVIALVIAVVPLLLDGSRALEIAAVRALLGVDLPDPAPGHRGDRDTRLRSALWIATHLTIGALVMVALITAVPMALAFIAQQFGIGADLVSRERFGPLDGRDTGWLTLTGVVLLVGLGYAVAGLGALAGSMAPVLLGPTPAERIAALEAQATRLAERNRLARELHDSVGHALTVATLQAGAAREVLDTDPEFVRRALAAIEEAGRTAMDELDHVLGLLRETGGDRPSVAPQRTLADLDRLVSDARATGLAVHAHRFGDPARVPPAVSREGYRIVQEGLTNAARYGHGPVTLRLDLHPDALDLELVNAVGRAGRADPGRGGRGLDGMRERVLLLGGRLSVGPHGGRWLIRARLPYEGTR, from the coding sequence GTGACTCCCCGAGCGGCGTTGGCCCCGTTGGTCGCCGGCAGCACCTGGCGGCGTGGCGTGTTCCTGCTGCTGGGCGGGGTTCTGGCGCTCCCGTACGCGCTGCTCGCGGTGACCTTCGCCCAGCTGCTCACCGGCGCGGAGATTCCCCGTTCGCTGGTGTTCGCCCTGTTGGTGATCGCGTTGGTGATCGCCGTGGTGCCGCTGCTGCTCGACGGTAGCCGGGCGCTGGAGATCGCCGCTGTACGGGCGCTGCTCGGCGTCGACCTGCCCGACCCCGCGCCGGGGCACCGCGGCGACCGGGACACCCGGCTGCGCAGCGCGCTCTGGATCGCCACACACCTCACCATCGGCGCGCTGGTGATGGTCGCGTTGATCACGGCCGTGCCGATGGCGCTGGCCTTCATCGCCCAGCAGTTCGGCATCGGCGCCGACCTGGTCAGCCGGGAACGGTTCGGGCCGCTGGACGGGCGCGACACCGGCTGGTTGACGCTGACCGGGGTGGTCCTGCTGGTCGGTCTCGGCTACGCCGTCGCCGGGCTCGGCGCGCTCGCCGGGTCGATGGCACCAGTGCTGCTCGGCCCGACCCCGGCGGAGCGGATCGCCGCACTGGAGGCGCAGGCCACCCGGCTCGCCGAACGCAATCGGTTGGCCCGGGAACTGCACGACTCGGTCGGGCACGCGCTGACGGTGGCCACCCTCCAGGCCGGGGCCGCCCGCGAGGTGCTCGACACCGACCCGGAATTCGTCCGGCGGGCGCTCGCCGCCATCGAGGAGGCCGGGCGGACCGCGATGGACGAGCTGGACCACGTCCTCGGGCTGCTCCGGGAGACCGGCGGTGACCGGCCCTCGGTGGCGCCGCAGCGTACCCTCGCCGACCTGGACCGGCTGGTCAGCGACGCCCGCGCGACCGGGCTGGCGGTGCACGCGCACCGCTTCGGCGACCCGGCGCGGGTGCCGCCGGCGGTCTCCCGGGAGGGCTACCGGATCGTCCAGGAAGGGTTGACCAACGCGGCACGGTACGGCCACGGGCCGGTGACGCTGCGGCTGGACCTGCACCCGGACGCGCTGGACCTGGAGCTGGTCAACGCGGTGGGCCGCGCTGGCCGCGCCGACCCTGGCCGGGGCGGACGCGGCCTGGACGGGATGCGCGAACGCGTGCTGCTGCTCGGCGGCCGGCTCAGCGTGGGCCCGCACGGCGGCCGGTGGCTGATCCGGGCCCGCCTGCCGTACGAGGGGACGCGATGA
- a CDS encoding response regulator transcription factor: protein MTTGVLIVDDDELIRVGLRAIIDAQPDLRVLAEAADGAEVPPLVARHRPDVVLMDVRMPGIDGIQATRHLLATSADPPRVLVVTTFANDEYVYEALRAGAAGFLLKRARPAEVVEAVRVVAAGESLLFPAAIRRLAGAYGPTGGDRLTAARLTEREAEVLRLMTTGRSNPEIAAHLVVGVETVKTHVGNVLAKLGVRDRTQAVIAAYESGFVTPSG, encoded by the coding sequence ATGACCACCGGTGTGCTGATCGTCGACGACGACGAGCTGATCCGGGTCGGGCTGCGGGCCATCATCGACGCCCAACCCGACCTGCGGGTGCTCGCCGAGGCCGCCGACGGCGCCGAGGTGCCGCCGCTGGTCGCCCGGCACCGGCCGGACGTGGTGCTGATGGACGTGCGGATGCCCGGCATCGACGGCATCCAGGCCACCCGACACCTGCTGGCCACCTCCGCCGACCCGCCCCGGGTGCTGGTGGTCACCACCTTCGCCAACGACGAGTACGTCTACGAGGCGCTGCGCGCCGGCGCGGCCGGGTTCCTGCTCAAACGGGCCCGGCCGGCCGAGGTGGTCGAGGCGGTCCGGGTGGTCGCGGCGGGGGAGTCGCTGCTGTTCCCGGCCGCGATCCGCCGGCTGGCCGGCGCGTACGGGCCGACCGGCGGTGACCGGCTGACCGCCGCGCGGCTCACCGAGCGGGAGGCCGAGGTGCTGCGGCTGATGACCACCGGCCGGTCCAACCCGGAAATCGCCGCGCACCTGGTGGTCGGGGTGGAGACGGTCAAGACGCACGTCGGCAACGTGCTGGCCAAGCTGGGCGTACGCGATCGAACCCAGGCGGTGATCGCCGCCTACGAGTCCGGCTTCGTCACCCCGTCCGGTTGA
- a CDS encoding sigma 54-interacting transcriptional regulator yields MGRVTAPSPVIPVPPADLPGTLGALRAAGHQYRTVKQELRENLLARMRNGEARFPGIVGYDDSVLPEVERALLAGHDMVLLGERGQGKTRLIRSLGALLDEWTPVIPGSVLNEHPMHPLTPASRAQVAEAGDDQPVGWLHRSMRYGEKLATPDTSVGDLIGDVDPIRIAQGRTLGDPETIHFGLVPRTNRGIFAVNELPDLAERIQVALLNVLEERDIQVRGYQLRLPLDLLLVASANPEDYTNRGRIITPLKDRFGAEIRTHYPVDLELELELIRQEADLVAEVPEHVLEVLARFARAVRESPSVDPRSGVSARFAIAAAETVAGAALRRAGLLAAAGAPEGRPEAAVARVGDAVSVTSTLRGKVEFESGEEGREIEILAHLLRTATAETFRAHLAGLDLSGFTGLVEDGAAIETGELVGAAELLRQVGTVPGLAKVLDRLGLGDAPTPEEAAAGVEFVLEGLHLTRRLGKDVTDSGRTVYGGRS; encoded by the coding sequence GTGGGTCGGGTGACTGCGCCCTCCCCGGTAATCCCGGTTCCACCGGCCGACCTGCCCGGCACGCTCGGCGCGCTACGGGCGGCCGGTCACCAGTACCGCACCGTCAAGCAGGAACTGCGCGAGAATCTCCTGGCCCGGATGCGCAACGGCGAGGCCCGCTTCCCCGGCATCGTCGGCTACGACGACAGCGTGCTGCCCGAGGTCGAGCGGGCGCTGCTCGCCGGGCACGACATGGTGCTGCTCGGCGAGCGGGGCCAGGGCAAGACCCGGCTGATCCGCTCCCTCGGCGCGCTGCTCGACGAGTGGACCCCGGTCATCCCCGGCTCGGTGCTCAACGAGCACCCGATGCACCCGCTCACCCCGGCGTCCCGCGCCCAGGTGGCCGAGGCCGGCGACGATCAGCCGGTCGGCTGGCTGCATCGCTCGATGCGCTACGGCGAGAAGTTGGCCACGCCGGACACCAGCGTCGGTGACCTGATCGGTGACGTCGACCCGATCCGGATCGCCCAGGGCCGCACCCTCGGCGACCCGGAGACCATCCATTTCGGGCTGGTGCCCCGTACCAACCGGGGCATCTTCGCCGTCAACGAGCTGCCCGACCTGGCCGAGCGGATCCAGGTCGCGCTGCTCAACGTGCTGGAGGAGCGGGACATCCAGGTCCGCGGCTACCAGCTGCGGCTGCCGCTGGACCTGCTCCTGGTCGCCAGCGCCAACCCGGAGGACTACACCAACCGGGGCCGGATCATCACCCCGCTCAAGGACCGGTTCGGCGCGGAGATCCGCACCCACTACCCGGTGGACCTGGAGTTGGAGCTGGAGCTGATCCGGCAGGAGGCCGACCTGGTCGCCGAGGTGCCGGAGCACGTCCTGGAGGTCCTGGCCCGGTTCGCCCGGGCGGTGCGCGAGTCACCGTCGGTGGATCCGCGCTCGGGCGTCTCCGCCCGGTTCGCCATCGCCGCCGCCGAGACCGTGGCCGGTGCCGCGCTGCGCCGCGCCGGCCTGCTCGCCGCCGCCGGCGCCCCGGAAGGACGCCCGGAGGCCGCGGTGGCCCGGGTCGGCGACGCGGTGTCGGTGACCAGCACCCTGCGCGGCAAGGTGGAGTTCGAGAGCGGCGAGGAGGGGCGGGAGATCGAGATCCTTGCCCACCTGCTGAGGACCGCGACCGCCGAGACGTTCCGTGCCCACCTGGCCGGGCTGGACCTGTCCGGCTTCACCGGCCTGGTCGAGGACGGCGCGGCGATCGAGACCGGCGAGCTGGTCGGCGCCGCCGAGCTGCTGCGTCAGGTGGGCACCGTGCCCGGGCTGGCCAAGGTGCTGGACCGGCTCGGCCTGGGCGACGCGCCCACCCCGGAGGAGGCCGCCGCGGGTGTCGAGTTCGTGCTGGAGGGGCTGCACCTGACCCGCCGGCTCGGCAAGGACGTCACGGACTCCGGGCGCACCGTCTACGGCGGCCGGAGCTGA
- a CDS encoding vWA domain-containing protein, which produces MAGNRFRYGQWRGGPDPLAPPYDVREAVDAVGAEVLAGGSLREALRDLLRRGPQGRGGLDDLAARARRLRREALRRGDLDGAVTRARALLDQALAAERDELRGRDDDGARFAESVLDNLPRSTARAVEQLAGYQWASADAQRSYQQILDQLRGDVLGQRFAGLRDAVRASADPAVQRRLAEMMSDLNDLLARHGRAEDTTDAFAEFMRRHGDFFPERPETVDELIDVLARRSAAGERLMNSLSDRQRAELAGLMRQSLGDQLAGELSALDENLRSLRPDLRWGRGERVRGEQPLGYADAAGALGEIGELDDLLDQLDQEHPGATLDDVDVDAVARTLGRSAADDVRRLRELERELRRQGWVSRDADGLTLSPKALRRLGGTALRRVFADLTAGPRGQHDLRSAGAAGEVSGGSRPWQYGDEQPLDVVRTLTRAVSRAGPSVPVQLAVDDFEVVETEKRASAAVVLCVDLSYSMISQGRWGPMKQTALALAHLMETRFPQDALQIVGFGREAMTLSQQELAAVEPDMEQGTNLQHALRLAGRHLRRHPDAEPVVLVVTDGEPTAHLDPDDGEALFHWPPLPETIEATVREVDRLSRYGATLNLFMLGDDPGLRRFVDAVARRSRGRMFTPDTDDLGEYVVSDYLRSRQSRR; this is translated from the coding sequence GTGGCCGGCAACCGGTTCCGGTACGGGCAGTGGCGCGGCGGCCCTGACCCGCTCGCGCCCCCGTACGACGTGCGCGAGGCGGTGGACGCGGTCGGCGCCGAGGTGCTGGCCGGCGGCAGCCTGCGGGAGGCACTGCGCGACCTGCTGCGCCGTGGTCCGCAGGGGCGTGGCGGGCTGGACGACCTGGCCGCCCGGGCCCGCCGGCTGCGCCGCGAGGCGCTGCGCCGGGGTGACCTGGACGGCGCGGTGACCCGGGCGCGGGCCCTGCTCGATCAGGCTCTCGCCGCCGAGCGGGACGAGCTGCGGGGCCGCGACGACGATGGCGCGCGGTTCGCCGAGTCGGTGCTGGACAACCTGCCCCGCTCCACCGCACGGGCGGTGGAGCAGCTGGCCGGCTACCAGTGGGCCAGCGCGGACGCCCAGAGGTCGTACCAGCAGATCCTCGACCAGCTTCGTGGCGACGTACTCGGCCAGCGCTTCGCCGGCCTGCGCGACGCGGTGCGCGCCTCCGCCGACCCGGCCGTTCAGCGGCGGCTCGCCGAGATGATGAGCGACCTGAACGACCTGCTGGCCCGGCACGGCCGCGCGGAGGACACCACCGACGCGTTCGCCGAGTTCATGCGCCGGCACGGCGACTTCTTCCCGGAGCGGCCGGAGACGGTCGACGAGTTGATCGACGTGCTGGCCCGGCGCTCGGCGGCGGGCGAGCGGCTGATGAACTCGCTCTCGGATCGGCAGCGCGCCGAGCTGGCCGGGCTGATGCGGCAGTCGCTCGGCGACCAGCTCGCCGGGGAGCTGTCCGCGCTCGACGAGAACCTGCGGTCGCTGCGGCCGGATCTGCGGTGGGGGCGCGGCGAGCGGGTCCGGGGCGAGCAGCCGCTGGGCTACGCCGACGCGGCCGGCGCGTTGGGCGAGATCGGCGAGCTGGACGACCTGCTGGACCAGCTCGATCAGGAACACCCCGGCGCCACTCTGGACGACGTGGACGTCGACGCGGTGGCCCGGACGCTGGGCCGCAGCGCCGCCGACGATGTCCGCCGGCTGCGTGAGCTGGAGCGGGAACTCCGCCGGCAGGGCTGGGTGAGCCGGGACGCGGACGGGCTCACGCTGAGCCCGAAGGCGCTGCGTCGGCTCGGCGGGACCGCGCTGCGGCGGGTCTTCGCCGACCTGACCGCCGGGCCGCGTGGCCAGCATGATCTGCGGTCGGCGGGTGCCGCCGGCGAGGTCAGCGGCGGGTCCCGACCCTGGCAGTACGGCGACGAGCAGCCGTTGGACGTGGTCCGCACGCTGACCCGGGCGGTGAGCCGGGCCGGGCCGAGCGTGCCGGTGCAGCTCGCGGTGGACGACTTTGAGGTGGTGGAGACCGAGAAGCGGGCTTCCGCTGCGGTGGTGCTCTGCGTCGACCTCTCGTACTCGATGATCTCCCAGGGGCGCTGGGGGCCGATGAAGCAGACCGCGTTGGCGCTGGCGCATCTGATGGAGACGCGTTTCCCGCAGGACGCCCTGCAGATCGTCGGTTTCGGCCGGGAGGCGATGACGCTCAGCCAGCAGGAGTTGGCCGCCGTGGAGCCGGACATGGAGCAGGGCACCAACCTGCAGCACGCGCTGCGGCTGGCCGGTCGGCACCTGCGTCGGCACCCGGACGCCGAGCCGGTGGTGCTGGTGGTCACCGATGGCGAGCCGACCGCCCACCTGGATCCGGACGACGGGGAGGCGCTGTTCCACTGGCCGCCGCTGCCGGAGACGATCGAGGCGACCGTCCGCGAGGTGGATCGGCTCAGCCGCTACGGCGCCACCCTCAACCTGTTCATGCTCGGCGACGACCCGGGTCTGCGCCGTTTCGTCGACGCGGTGGCCCGGCGCAGCCGGGGTCGGATGTTCACCCCGGACACCGACGATCTGGGCGAGTACGTGGTCAGCGACTACCTGCGCTCCCGCCAGTCCCGCCGCTGA
- a CDS encoding GlxA family transcriptional regulator: MTVRPHRIAVLALDQVVGLDLGTPSQVFSTARGADGSSFYDVRVCTPGGQPVRSTAGFQVLPDHGLELLDTADTVIVAGIHDGSALTSGTVEPEVAEALRSAYERGARVMSICTGAFVLAAAGLLDGRRATTHWAYAEQFRRLHDRVDLDPGVLFISDERVLTSAGVAAGIDLCLHVIRLDHGSEVANRAARRCVMPPWRDGGQAQYIERPVPKATDTSTAGAREWARQRLHEPIALRDLAEQARMSVRTFTRRFRSETGLSPAQWLLQQRTDHARLLLETTNLTVDQIAHRCGFGTTAALRQQLHQRIGVAPSAYRRTFRPRPELLKT; encoded by the coding sequence ATGACCGTACGCCCGCACCGGATCGCCGTACTCGCCCTCGACCAGGTGGTCGGCTTGGACCTCGGCACCCCGTCGCAGGTGTTCAGCACCGCCCGGGGCGCCGACGGGAGCTCCTTCTACGACGTGCGGGTGTGCACCCCGGGCGGCCAGCCGGTCCGCAGCACCGCCGGCTTCCAGGTGCTCCCGGACCACGGGCTGGAGCTGCTCGACACCGCCGACACCGTGATCGTCGCGGGCATCCACGACGGCAGCGCGCTGACCTCGGGCACCGTCGAGCCGGAGGTGGCCGAGGCGCTGCGGTCGGCGTACGAGCGGGGCGCCCGGGTGATGTCGATCTGCACCGGGGCGTTCGTGCTGGCCGCCGCCGGGCTGCTCGACGGGCGCCGGGCCACCACCCACTGGGCGTACGCGGAGCAGTTCCGCCGGCTGCACGACCGGGTGGACCTCGACCCGGGCGTGCTGTTCATCTCCGACGAGCGGGTGCTCACCTCGGCCGGAGTGGCCGCCGGCATCGACCTCTGCCTGCACGTCATCCGCCTCGACCACGGCAGCGAGGTCGCCAACCGGGCGGCCCGCCGCTGCGTGATGCCGCCCTGGCGCGACGGCGGCCAGGCGCAGTACATCGAGCGGCCGGTGCCCAAGGCCACCGACACCAGCACCGCCGGCGCCCGCGAGTGGGCCCGGCAACGGCTGCACGAGCCAATCGCGCTGCGCGACCTGGCCGAACAGGCCCGGATGAGCGTGCGCACCTTCACCCGGCGCTTCCGCTCGGAGACCGGGCTGAGCCCGGCACAGTGGCTGCTCCAACAGCGCACCGACCACGCTCGACTGCTGCTGGAGACGACCAACCTCACCGTCGACCAGATCGCCCACCGCTGCGGCTTCGGCACCACCGCCGCCCTGCGCCAGCAACTCCACCAACGCATCGGCGTCGCCCCCTCCGCCTACCGCCGCACCTTCCGCCCCCGCCCCGAGCTCCTAAAGACCTGA
- a CDS encoding MFS transporter: MTKNRRLHPAWLVAAIAFVALVGAAGFRATPSVLLHPLHEEFGWPLATISAAVSVNLLLYGLTAPFAAALMDRFGIRRVVSVALLLVAAGSGLTVFMTASWQLLLCWGVLVGLGTGSMALAFVATITGRWFVRRRGLVTGVLTAGGAAGQLVFLPLIAVLVRDHGWRTAALVVAGAALAVVPLVVWLLREHPADLDLPAYGASEVVAAPPATGGAATRALGALATAARTRPFWLLAGGFAICGATTNGLVGTHFVPAAHDHGMAETTAAGLLALVGLFDIVGTIASGWLTDRVDSRLLLGAYYALRGASLLLLPSLFAGTAKPSMLVFIIFYGLDWVATVPPTVALCREYFGTAGAVVFGWVFAAHQLGAAVAATGAGLVRDQLGDYAMAWYVAGGLSIGAAGLSLLLRRRPGRPVPEAVLVAATAPRAWSFRG; encoded by the coding sequence GTGACTAAGAACCGCCGCCTGCACCCCGCCTGGCTGGTCGCCGCCATCGCCTTCGTGGCGCTGGTCGGCGCGGCCGGCTTCCGCGCCACCCCCTCGGTGCTGCTGCACCCGCTGCACGAGGAGTTCGGCTGGCCGCTGGCCACCATCTCCGCGGCCGTTTCGGTCAACCTGCTGCTCTACGGGCTCACCGCGCCGTTCGCCGCCGCGCTGATGGACCGGTTCGGTATCCGCCGGGTGGTCTCGGTGGCGCTGCTGCTGGTCGCCGCGGGCAGCGGGCTGACGGTCTTCATGACCGCCTCCTGGCAGCTGCTGCTCTGCTGGGGCGTGCTGGTCGGGCTGGGCACCGGCTCGATGGCGCTGGCCTTCGTGGCCACCATCACCGGGCGCTGGTTCGTCCGACGGCGGGGCCTGGTCACCGGGGTGTTGACCGCGGGTGGGGCGGCCGGGCAACTGGTCTTCCTGCCGCTGATCGCGGTGCTGGTGCGCGACCACGGCTGGCGTACGGCGGCACTCGTCGTGGCCGGAGCCGCGCTGGCGGTCGTACCCCTGGTGGTGTGGCTGCTGCGCGAGCACCCGGCGGATCTCGACCTGCCCGCCTACGGCGCGAGCGAGGTCGTCGCGGCGCCGCCGGCGACCGGCGGCGCGGCGACCCGGGCGCTGGGTGCGCTCGCCACCGCGGCCCGGACCCGGCCGTTCTGGCTGCTGGCCGGCGGGTTCGCGATCTGCGGCGCGACCACGAACGGCCTCGTCGGTACGCACTTCGTGCCGGCCGCGCACGACCACGGCATGGCCGAGACCACCGCCGCCGGGCTGCTCGCCCTGGTCGGGCTCTTCGACATCGTCGGCACGATCGCCTCCGGCTGGCTGACCGACCGGGTCGACAGCCGGCTGCTGCTCGGCGCCTACTACGCGCTGCGCGGGGCGTCCCTGCTGCTGCTGCCGAGCCTGTTCGCCGGCACCGCCAAGCCCAGCATGCTGGTGTTCATCATCTTCTACGGCCTGGACTGGGTGGCCACCGTGCCGCCGACCGTGGCGCTGTGCCGGGAGTACTTCGGCACCGCCGGGGCGGTCGTGTTCGGCTGGGTGTTCGCCGCCCACCAGCTCGGCGCGGCGGTCGCCGCGACCGGCGCGGGCCTGGTCCGGGACCAGCTCGGCGACTACGCGATGGCCTGGTACGTGGCCGGCGGGCTGTCGATCGGCGCGGCCGGGCTGTCGTTGCTGCTGCGCCGGCGGCCGGGCCGGCCGGTGCCGGAGGCCGTCCTGGTCGCCGCGACCGCGCCCCGGGCCTGGAGCTTCCGGGGTTGA
- a CDS encoding RICIN domain-containing protein, whose translation MSAPEERPDPAGTVYGGRRTARPGPLADPLLRVALAVGLVGVILGVVFATGAFGGGDEPVVPATVGAPSSAAEPTTPAAEPSTTAPSPTPAATTPAAPATGPRVLRAASGLCLGLDGADEEAQAQLAACTGGPEQQWVLNPAGADVVTLTNAAHGQCLDVEGGSGDDGARMLQFPCHGGANQQWRLTATGTGPVLLVAVHSGKCGQADDDGDEAGDDVRQRACDGRPAQQWTLG comes from the coding sequence ATGTCCGCGCCCGAGGAACGCCCCGACCCCGCCGGCACCGTCTACGGCGGTCGGCGCACAGCCCGCCCCGGCCCCCTGGCCGACCCGCTGCTGCGGGTGGCCCTGGCGGTCGGGCTGGTCGGCGTGATCCTGGGGGTGGTCTTCGCCACCGGGGCGTTCGGCGGTGGCGACGAGCCGGTCGTCCCGGCGACGGTCGGCGCGCCGTCCAGCGCCGCGGAGCCCACCACCCCGGCCGCCGAACCGAGCACGACCGCCCCGTCGCCGACCCCGGCGGCCACCACGCCGGCCGCCCCGGCCACCGGCCCCAGGGTGCTGCGGGCCGCCTCCGGGCTCTGCCTCGGGCTCGACGGCGCCGACGAGGAGGCGCAGGCACAGCTCGCGGCCTGCACCGGCGGCCCGGAGCAGCAGTGGGTGCTCAACCCGGCCGGCGCCGACGTGGTGACGCTGACCAACGCCGCCCACGGGCAGTGCCTCGACGTCGAGGGCGGCAGCGGGGACGACGGCGCCCGGATGCTGCAGTTCCCCTGCCACGGCGGGGCCAACCAGCAGTGGCGGCTGACCGCCACCGGCACCGGCCCGGTGCTGCTGGTCGCGGTGCACAGCGGCAAGTGCGGGCAGGCCGACGACGACGGCGACGAGGCCGGCGACGACGTCCGGCAGCGGGCCTGCGACGGCCGGCCCGCCCAGCAGTGGACCCTCGGCTGA
- a CDS encoding DUF427 domain-containing protein yields MPKAVWNDLVVAESDDTVLVEGNHYFPRSALRDDLIRESATHTVCPWKGTASYYTLEHEGSTSADAVWYYPEPKPDAEMVRDRVAFWKDVRVVD; encoded by the coding sequence ATGCCGAAAGCCGTGTGGAACGACCTGGTCGTCGCCGAGAGCGACGACACCGTGCTGGTGGAGGGAAACCACTACTTCCCCCGCTCCGCCCTGCGCGACGACCTGATCCGCGAGTCCGCGACGCACACCGTCTGCCCGTGGAAGGGCACCGCCTCCTACTACACCCTCGAGCACGAGGGCAGCACCAGCGCGGACGCGGTCTGGTACTACCCGGAGCCGAAGCCCGACGCCGAGATGGTGCGTGACCGGGTGGCGTTCTGGAAGGACGTCCGGGTCGTCGACTGA
- a CDS encoding aminoacyl-tRNA deacylase, with the protein MPSPAIAALDSAGLPYRLIPHGAVGSLAEAAAVRGVAVPDVVKTIVVRRGADDHLFVLTPGDRVVSWPKLRALLGVHRMSMPDAAGALAATGYERGTITPFGASTAWPVIADERLRGREITLGAGERGLAVAVDADAAITALAATVADVTDPQPTR; encoded by the coding sequence ATGCCGTCGCCCGCGATCGCCGCCCTGGACTCCGCCGGACTGCCCTACCGGCTGATCCCGCACGGCGCGGTCGGCAGCCTGGCGGAGGCCGCCGCCGTCCGGGGCGTGGCCGTGCCCGACGTGGTCAAGACGATCGTGGTCCGCCGGGGCGCGGACGACCACCTGTTCGTCCTCACCCCCGGCGACCGGGTCGTCTCCTGGCCCAAGCTGCGCGCCCTGCTCGGGGTGCACCGGATGTCCATGCCGGACGCGGCGGGCGCCCTCGCCGCCACCGGCTACGAGCGCGGCACCATCACCCCGTTCGGCGCGAGCACCGCCTGGCCGGTGATCGCGGACGAGCGGCTGCGCGGCCGGGAGATCACCCTCGGCGCCGGCGAGCGCGGCCTCGCCGTCGCGGTCGACGCCGACGCCGCGATCACCGCGCTCGCGGCCACCGTGGCCGACGTCACCGATCCACAGCCGACCCGCTGA
- a CDS encoding FAD-binding oxidoreductase, with the protein MRAERVDHSVDHDQAVDTLRRSYAAVPTGEPVRLAKRTSNLFRPRSAPRTPGLDVSGLGRVLSVDPTGRTADVQGMCTYEDLVDATLPHGLMPLVVPQLRTITLGGAVTGLGIESTSFRNGLPHESVRELDVLTGSGEIITARPEGEHADLFTAFPNSLGSLGYATRLRIELQPVGRYVALRNIRFTRLEALTDAIAEVTATRSWAGEPVDAMDGVMFSPGEAYLVLATFTNAADPPSDYTGQAIYYRSLRQRTRDVLTAYDYLWRWDTDWFWCSAAFGAQHPVVRRLWPARYRRSDVYHRLVRLEHRHQVAARIDRLRGQPARERVVQDVEIPLERTADFLRWFAGAVGMNPVWLCPLRLREPAGPGSARSWPLYPLRPGQDYVNIGFWGSVPIAPGAADGDINRTIERRVSESGGHKSLYSDAYYDRDAFDRLYGGDTWRAVKDRYDPDHRLTGLYEKAVARA; encoded by the coding sequence ATGCGCGCGGAGCGTGTGGATCACTCGGTTGACCATGATCAAGCGGTGGACACGCTGCGGCGGTCGTACGCCGCGGTGCCCACGGGCGAGCCTGTCCGGCTCGCCAAACGCACCTCTAACCTGTTCCGCCCCCGGTCCGCTCCCCGGACCCCGGGGCTCGACGTGAGCGGCCTCGGCCGGGTGCTGTCGGTCGACCCGACCGGTCGCACCGCCGACGTGCAGGGCATGTGCACGTACGAGGACCTGGTCGACGCGACGCTGCCGCACGGGCTGATGCCGCTGGTGGTGCCGCAGCTACGCACCATCACCCTGGGTGGGGCGGTCACCGGCCTCGGGATCGAGTCGACCTCCTTCCGCAACGGCCTGCCGCACGAGTCGGTACGGGAGCTGGACGTACTCACCGGCTCCGGCGAGATCATCACCGCCCGGCCGGAGGGCGAGCACGCGGACCTGTTCACCGCGTTCCCCAACTCCCTGGGCAGCCTCGGCTACGCCACCCGGCTGCGCATCGAGCTGCAACCGGTCGGCCGGTACGTGGCGTTGCGCAACATCCGGTTCACCCGGTTGGAGGCGCTCACCGACGCGATCGCCGAGGTGACCGCGACCCGGTCCTGGGCCGGCGAACCGGTCGACGCGATGGACGGGGTGATGTTCAGCCCCGGCGAGGCGTACCTGGTGCTGGCCACGTTCACCAACGCGGCCGACCCGCCCAGCGACTACACCGGCCAGGCGATCTACTACCGGTCGCTGCGCCAGCGCACCCGTGACGTGCTCACCGCGTACGACTATCTGTGGCGCTGGGACACCGACTGGTTCTGGTGCTCGGCGGCGTTCGGCGCCCAGCACCCGGTGGTGCGGCGGCTCTGGCCGGCGCGCTACCGGCGCAGCGACGTCTACCACCGACTGGTCCGGCTCGAGCACCGGCACCAGGTGGCGGCCCGGATCGACCGGCTGCGCGGCCAGCCGGCCCGGGAGCGGGTGGTGCAGGACGTGGAGATCCCGCTCGAACGTACCGCCGACTTCCTGCGCTGGTTCGCCGGCGCGGTGGGGATGAACCCGGTGTGGCTCTGTCCGTTGCGGTTGCGTGAGCCGGCGGGTCCCGGCTCTGCGCGGTCCTGGCCGCTGTATCCGCTCCGGCCGGGGCAGGACTACGTCAACATTGGGTTCTGGGGGAGCGTGCCGATCGCGCCGGGCGCCGCCGACGGCGACATCAACCGCACGATCGAACGCAGGGTGTCGGAGTCGGGCGGGCACAAGTCGCTCTACTCCGACGCGTATTACGACCGGGACGCCTTCGATCGCCTCTACGGCGGCGACACGTGGCGCGCGGTGAAGGACCGCTACGACCCGGACCACCGGCTGACGGGACTGTACGAAAAGGCGGTAGCACGAGCATGA